The following proteins are co-located in the Phocoena phocoena chromosome 1, mPhoPho1.1, whole genome shotgun sequence genome:
- the SPRR4 gene encoding LOW QUALITY PROTEIN: small proline-rich protein 4 (The sequence of the model RefSeq protein was modified relative to this genomic sequence to represent the inferred CDS: substituted 1 base at 1 genomic stop codon), whose protein sequence is MSSRQQXQQQQQQQQCPPQMAQQQQVKQLCQPPPVKCQETCVPKTRDPYAPQAKKQCPPKGTPIPAQQKCSSAQQAAKSKQK, encoded by the coding sequence ATGTCTTCCaggcagcagtagcagcagcagcagcaacagcagcagtgcCCACCTCAGATGGCCCAGCAGCAGCAGGTGAAGCAGCTCTGTCAGCCACCTCCTGTCAAATGTCAGGAGACATGTGTACCCAAAACCAGGGATCCGTATGCTCCTCAGGCCAAGAAACAATGCCCACCCAAGGGCACACCCATACCAGCCCAGCAGAAGTGTTCCTCAGCCCAGCAAGCTGCCAAGAGTAAACAGAAGTAA